One genomic segment of Devosia sp. includes these proteins:
- a CDS encoding P-II family nitrogen regulator, with protein sequence MKLVVAIIKPSRLEEVRQALNSLDVHGMTVTEVKGYGRQKGHSEIYRGTEYAVHFLPKLKLEIAVDEALADSVSTAIRDAAQTGRIGDGKIFILDLLAVTRIRTGETGASAL encoded by the coding sequence ATGAAACTGGTGGTTGCCATCATCAAGCCGTCCCGCCTCGAAGAGGTCAGGCAGGCGCTCAATTCACTCGACGTGCACGGCATGACCGTTACCGAAGTGAAGGGCTATGGCCGGCAGAAAGGCCATTCCGAAATCTATCGCGGCACCGAATATGCGGTGCACTTCCTGCCCAAGCTGAAGCTGGAAATCGCCGTCGACGAGGCCCTGGCCGATTCTGTCAGCACCGCCATCCGCGATGCCGCCCAGACCGGCCGTATCGGCGATGGCAAGATCTTCATTCTCGACCTTCTGGCCGTCACCCGCATCCGCACCGGCGAAACCGGCGCATCCGCGCTGTGA
- a CDS encoding ammonium transporter yields MTGYKTPLKIAGGVALASLLLALPALGQDAAPAEAAEAAATVSEGVSADVVFILNSLLMLLGGILVFFMAAGFAMVEAGMVRTKNTSMQLLKNISLFGIACFMYYLIGYNLMYPLGNWAIGSDETGGYLGAFGIAILEAVGITADTADDFSYAATSSDFFFQVMFCATAASIVSGTLAERIKLVPFLIFVVVLTGLIYPIQASWKWGGGFLDSQFGFLDFAGSTVVHSVGGWAALAGAILLGARKGKYNADGTVNAMPGSSMPLATLGMFILWLGWFGFNGASQLAMGSVGDVADVGRIMANTNAGAVGGALAALILSGIIYKKFDLTFVINGALAGLVSVTAEPLTPGLGTATLIGAVGGLIVVFSVPLLDRLKIDDVVGAIPVHLLAGIWGTIAVVFTNSDANLGSQLLSIVIVGVFVFVVSFVVWFILKAVMGLRPSAEDEELGLDKAEIGIEAYPEFK; encoded by the coding sequence ATGACAGGGTACAAGACTCCCCTAAAGATCGCGGGCGGCGTGGCACTGGCTTCGCTTCTGCTCGCCCTGCCCGCCCTCGGGCAAGATGCGGCCCCGGCCGAGGCTGCTGAAGCCGCCGCGACCGTGAGCGAAGGCGTTTCGGCCGACGTGGTGTTCATCCTCAATTCCCTGCTGATGCTGCTTGGCGGCATCCTCGTCTTCTTCATGGCCGCCGGCTTTGCCATGGTCGAAGCGGGCATGGTGCGCACCAAGAACACCTCCATGCAACTGCTCAAGAACATCTCGCTCTTCGGCATCGCCTGCTTCATGTACTATCTCATCGGCTACAATCTCATGTATCCGCTGGGCAACTGGGCCATTGGCTCGGATGAAACGGGCGGCTATCTCGGCGCCTTCGGCATTGCCATTCTCGAAGCCGTCGGCATCACCGCCGACACCGCCGATGACTTCTCCTATGCCGCAACCAGCTCGGACTTCTTCTTCCAGGTCATGTTCTGCGCCACCGCCGCCTCGATCGTTTCGGGCACGCTGGCCGAACGCATCAAGCTGGTGCCGTTCCTGATCTTCGTTGTGGTCCTGACCGGCCTCATCTACCCGATCCAGGCCTCCTGGAAGTGGGGCGGCGGCTTCCTCGACAGCCAGTTCGGCTTCCTCGACTTCGCCGGCTCGACGGTGGTTCACTCCGTGGGCGGCTGGGCCGCTCTCGCCGGCGCCATCCTGCTCGGGGCCCGCAAGGGCAAGTACAATGCCGATGGTACAGTCAATGCCATGCCGGGTTCGTCCATGCCGCTCGCCACGCTGGGCATGTTCATTCTGTGGCTCGGCTGGTTCGGCTTCAACGGCGCTTCCCAGCTCGCCATGGGCTCGGTGGGTGACGTTGCCGATGTTGGCCGCATCATGGCCAATACCAATGCCGGCGCTGTCGGCGGCGCCCTGGCCGCACTGATCCTCAGCGGCATCATCTACAAGAAGTTCGACCTGACCTTCGTGATCAACGGCGCTCTGGCCGGCCTCGTCTCGGTAACCGCCGAGCCGCTGACGCCGGGCCTGGGTACAGCCACATTGATCGGCGCCGTTGGCGGGCTGATCGTGGTGTTCTCGGTGCCGCTGCTCGACCGCCTCAAGATCGACGACGTGGTCGGCGCCATCCCGGTTCACCTGCTGGCCGGCATCTGGGGCACGATCGCGGTGGTGTTCACCAATTCCGATGCCAATCTGGGCAGCCAGCTGCTCTCGATCGTCATCGTCGGCGTGTTCGTCTTCGTGGTCAGCTTCGTGGTCTGGTTCATCCTCAAGGCGGTCATGGGCCTGCGCCCGTCGGCCGAAGATGAAGAGCTGGGCCTCGACAAGGCCGAGATCGGTATCGAAGCCTATCCCGAGTTCAAGTAA
- a CDS encoding P-II family nitrogen regulator, with product MKLVVAIIKPSRLEEVRQALNSLDVHGMTVTEVKGYGRQKGHSEIYRGTEYAVHFLPKLKVEIAVDDALADSVSAAIRDAAQTGRIGDGKIFVLDLLAVTRIRTGETGASAL from the coding sequence ATGAAACTAGTGGTTGCCATTATCAAACCATCACGGCTCGAGGAGGTGCGCCAGGCGCTGAACTCACTCGACGTGCATGGCATGACCGTCACCGAAGTGAAGGGCTATGGCCGTCAAAAGGGCCACTCGGAAATCTATCGCGGCACCGAATATGCGGTGCACTTCCTGCCCAAGCTCAAAGTCGAAATCGCCGTTGATGACGCTCTGGCCGATTCGGTGAGCGCCGCCATTCGCGACGCCGCCCAGACCGGCCGCATCGGCGATGGCAAGATTTTCGTCCTCGACCTTCTGGCCGTCACCCGCATCCGCACCGGTGAAACCGGCGCGTCGGCCCTCTGA
- a CDS encoding FAD-dependent monooxygenase, translating to MTKASSSYDVVIVGGGPVGMTMALALVRSAPGLRVALVDRRPLSVPRDNRASAIAAGVRRVFEALDVWPQMDAGAQPILAMNITDSGHGDMARPLFLRFDGEVAPGEPFAHMVPNQASAAALLAAIEGAIDVIAPAEITAWSGEGAFSRLDLADGRQVTAPLVIAADGAMSALRGWAGIGTIGHDYRQTGLVATIAHELPHDGVAYEHFRPSGPFASLPLPGNRSSLVWTESNEDAKRLLSLPAEAQVEAIEEAMGSVLGGVTLEDKLAGFPLRLQLARSFVGPRLALIGDAAHVVHPIAGQGLNLGLKDVAALAEVIVEAMRLGLDHGSVDVIERYQAWRRLDTAAMAMVTDTMNRLFSNDIAPVRALRDFGLGLVDRAGPVKSALIRAASGVGGGAPRLLSGLPI from the coding sequence ATGACCAAAGCCTCCAGTTCCTATGATGTCGTGATTGTTGGCGGCGGTCCGGTCGGCATGACCATGGCGCTGGCGCTGGTGCGCTCGGCGCCTGGATTGAGGGTGGCCCTGGTCGACCGGCGGCCCCTCTCGGTGCCCCGCGATAACCGCGCTTCTGCCATTGCAGCAGGTGTGCGCCGGGTTTTCGAGGCGCTCGACGTGTGGCCCCAGATGGACGCAGGGGCCCAGCCTATCCTCGCCATGAACATTACCGATTCAGGGCATGGCGACATGGCGCGGCCGCTGTTCCTGCGGTTCGATGGCGAAGTCGCGCCCGGCGAGCCTTTCGCCCATATGGTCCCGAACCAGGCCAGCGCTGCCGCGCTGCTGGCCGCGATAGAGGGCGCTATTGATGTCATAGCTCCGGCCGAGATAACGGCCTGGTCGGGCGAGGGCGCCTTTTCTCGCCTCGACCTTGCTGACGGGCGGCAGGTGACGGCGCCTCTGGTCATCGCGGCGGATGGCGCCATGTCGGCCCTGCGCGGCTGGGCCGGTATCGGCACAATCGGCCATGACTATCGGCAGACCGGTCTGGTCGCCACCATCGCCCACGAATTGCCCCATGATGGCGTGGCCTACGAACATTTCCGCCCCTCCGGGCCCTTTGCCAGCCTGCCACTGCCCGGCAATCGCTCGTCGCTGGTCTGGACCGAGAGCAACGAGGATGCAAAACGCCTTCTATCCCTGCCGGCCGAGGCGCAGGTGGAGGCCATTGAAGAGGCGATGGGGTCGGTGCTGGGCGGCGTGACGCTCGAGGACAAGCTGGCCGGCTTCCCGCTGCGGCTGCAACTGGCCAGGAGTTTTGTCGGGCCGCGCCTGGCCCTGATCGGCGACGCCGCCCATGTCGTGCACCCGATTGCCGGGCAGGGGCTCAATCTCGGGCTCAAGGACGTGGCAGCGCTTGCCGAAGTCATTGTCGAGGCCATGCGATTGGGTCTCGATCATGGCAGTGTCGATGTCATCGAACGCTACCAGGCCTGGCGGCGGCTCGACACGGCCGCGATGGCCATGGTGACCGACACCATGAATCGCCTGTTCTCCAACGACATTGCCCCGGTGCGAGCCCTGCGCGATTTTGGCCTCGGCCTGGTCGACCGGGCCGGGCCGGTGAAGTCTGCCCTGATCCGCGCCGCCTCCGGCGTCGGCGGCGGTGCCCCTCGGCTCCTGAGCGGCCTGCCTATCTGA
- a CDS encoding Trm112 family protein, which produces MAETAPDSRHVVDPRALEMLVCPLTKTRLMLSADKTELISVAARLAFPILRGVPLLSLEEARNLDPEELHRHS; this is translated from the coding sequence ATGGCGGAGACCGCGCCCGATAGCCGGCATGTTGTCGATCCCCGCGCGCTCGAAATGCTGGTCTGCCCGCTGACCAAGACGCGGCTGATGCTTTCGGCCGACAAGACCGAACTGATCTCGGTCGCCGCGCGCCTCGCCTTCCCCATCCTGCGCGGCGTGCCGCTGCTCAGCCTCGAAGAGGCCCGCAATCTCGACCCCGAAGAATTGCACCGCCACAGTTAG
- a CDS encoding LON peptidase substrate-binding domain-containing protein, giving the protein MPKRPASPADLPKSVPVFPLSGALLLPFSHRPLNVFEPRYVEMVDAALRGDRLIGLIQPEDTSEESPKGRAPLQRIGCLGRLTHFEESGDGRYFIILEGVTRFRIVHELTVMTAYRQCAISAEEFSSDFTRDFGEDRVDRPRFVKMMRDYAEYANIELNWEEIESTGTADLVNFCCMVSPYGAAEKQVLLEAPTLEARAETLIAMTEYEMARGGSDGAAPLN; this is encoded by the coding sequence ATGCCAAAGCGTCCTGCCAGTCCCGCTGATCTGCCCAAGTCGGTCCCCGTGTTTCCGCTGAGCGGCGCATTGCTGCTGCCCTTTTCGCATCGCCCGCTCAATGTTTTCGAGCCGCGCTATGTCGAAATGGTGGACGCGGCCCTGCGCGGCGACCGGCTGATCGGGTTGATCCAGCCCGAGGACACGAGCGAGGAAAGTCCCAAGGGACGGGCGCCGCTACAGCGGATCGGATGTCTTGGGCGCCTGACGCATTTCGAGGAAAGCGGGGATGGCCGCTATTTCATCATCCTCGAAGGGGTGACGCGGTTTCGCATCGTGCACGAATTGACGGTGATGACCGCCTATCGGCAATGCGCCATCAGCGCCGAGGAATTTTCCAGCGACTTCACGCGTGACTTCGGAGAAGACCGGGTGGACCGCCCGCGCTTCGTCAAGATGATGCGTGACTATGCCGAATACGCCAATATCGAGCTCAACTGGGAAGAGATCGAATCCACCGGAACGGCCGACCTCGTCAATTTCTGCTGCATGGTCTCGCCCTATGGCGCGGCGGAAAAACAGGTCCTGCTTGAGGCGCCAACCCTTGAAGCGCGCGCCGAGACGCTGATTGCCATGACCGAATATGAGATGGCGCGAGGCGGCTCGGACGGGGCCGCGCCTCTCAACTGA
- a CDS encoding co-chaperone YbbN — protein MKRWQAQKGPESFIYSQAEEHIAMSLSFNGAPGAAPNPASLVKDGSDAGFKTDVIDASQDVPVLVDFWAPWCGPCRQLGPAIEKVVTEKAGQIKLVKINIDEHPQIAGQLGVQSIPAVFAFSGGRPVDGFMGAMPEGEVRRFAERVIAGAPAGEGAEGETLESQIAEALKVAGQARDAGDLGQAAQIFGMVLQHAPDNVEALTGLASIYLSAGETEQARVTLDMVPEDKRSDEAYLAVANAIKLQDEAADLSEAATLQAALAANPDDHQARFDLALVYNAAGQHLEAAQELVTIFKKDRDWNEDAARKKLLEFFEAWGPKDPATLKGRRLLSAALFA, from the coding sequence GTGAAGCGATGGCAGGCGCAAAAAGGGCCGGAAAGCTTCATCTATTCGCAAGCCGAAGAGCACATTGCCATGTCCCTATCCTTCAACGGCGCCCCGGGCGCCGCTCCGAACCCGGCCAGCCTCGTCAAGGATGGCAGCGATGCCGGCTTCAAGACCGATGTGATCGATGCATCCCAGGACGTGCCGGTATTGGTGGATTTCTGGGCGCCCTGGTGCGGCCCCTGCCGCCAGCTCGGGCCGGCCATCGAAAAGGTCGTGACCGAGAAGGCCGGACAGATCAAGCTGGTCAAGATCAATATCGACGAGCACCCCCAGATTGCCGGCCAACTGGGCGTCCAGTCCATTCCTGCCGTCTTTGCCTTCTCCGGCGGGCGTCCCGTGGATGGGTTCATGGGTGCCATGCCCGAGGGCGAAGTGCGCCGCTTTGCCGAGCGCGTGATCGCCGGTGCCCCGGCTGGTGAAGGCGCCGAGGGCGAAACGCTCGAAAGCCAGATCGCCGAGGCGCTCAAGGTTGCCGGGCAGGCCCGCGATGCCGGCGATCTGGGCCAGGCGGCACAGATTTTCGGCATGGTGCTGCAGCACGCCCCGGACAATGTCGAAGCCCTGACGGGGCTCGCCTCCATTTATCTTTCGGCCGGCGAAACCGAGCAGGCCCGGGTCACGCTCGACATGGTGCCCGAAGACAAGCGCTCGGACGAGGCCTACCTTGCCGTCGCCAATGCCATAAAGCTCCAGGATGAGGCGGCTGACCTCTCGGAGGCCGCAACGCTGCAAGCAGCGCTTGCCGCCAATCCGGACGATCATCAGGCCCGGTTCGACCTGGCTCTGGTGTACAACGCTGCCGGGCAGCACCTTGAGGCGGCGCAGGAACTGGTCACCATCTTCAAGAAGGATCGGGACTGGAACGAGGATGCCGCCCGCAAGAAGCTGCTCGAATTCTTCGAGGCCTGGGGGCCCAAGGATCCGGCAACACTCAAGGGCCGGCGCCTGCTGTCGGCCGCCCTGTTCGCCTGA
- the kdgD gene encoding 5-dehydro-4-deoxyglucarate dehydratase, producing the protein MMTPNELKAALGSGLLSFPITTFKPDLSFDEDAYRAHIDWLDGFGAAVLFAPGGTGEIFSLTPQEVAHATRVAKASAGRTPIVGGAAYGTALAIEMARAAESAGADGILLLPPYLMYAEQEGLVAHVKAVCDSVGIGVVVYNRDNCLLTADSLQRLTDTCPNLIGFKDGHGEVDRVIEITTRLRDRLVYIGGMPTHELYAQAYFSAGVTTYSSAVFNFVPELAQTFYSALRAGEKDTTDRILKDFFFPLVALRNRKKGYAVSIIKAGLEARGRQAGPVRPPLTNLTADEMTELRALVETIA; encoded by the coding sequence CTGATGACCCCCAATGAGCTCAAGGCTGCCCTTGGCAGCGGCCTGCTTTCTTTCCCCATCACCACCTTCAAGCCGGATCTGAGCTTCGACGAAGACGCCTATCGGGCCCATATCGACTGGCTGGATGGGTTCGGCGCCGCCGTCCTGTTCGCACCCGGCGGCACGGGCGAGATTTTTTCACTGACGCCGCAGGAAGTGGCCCATGCGACCAGGGTTGCCAAGGCCAGCGCCGGCCGCACGCCCATTGTTGGCGGCGCCGCCTATGGCACCGCGCTCGCCATTGAGATGGCCCGGGCCGCGGAGAGCGCCGGCGCCGACGGCATCCTGCTGCTGCCGCCCTACCTGATGTATGCCGAGCAGGAAGGACTGGTGGCGCATGTCAAGGCTGTCTGCGACTCGGTCGGCATTGGGGTGGTTGTCTATAATCGCGACAATTGCCTTTTGACCGCAGACAGTTTGCAGCGGCTGACCGACACTTGCCCGAACCTGATCGGCTTCAAGGACGGCCATGGCGAAGTTGACCGTGTCATCGAGATCACCACACGGCTTAGGGATCGCCTCGTCTATATCGGCGGCATGCCGACCCATGAGCTCTATGCACAAGCCTATTTTTCGGCCGGCGTGACCACCTATTCGTCTGCCGTCTTCAACTTCGTGCCCGAGTTGGCGCAAACCTTCTACTCGGCCCTGCGGGCCGGCGAGAAGGACACAACCGATCGTATCCTCAAGGACTTCTTCTTCCCGCTCGTCGCCCTGCGCAACCGCAAGAAGGGTTACGCCGTCTCGATCATCAAGGCGGGGCTTGAGGCGCGCGGACGGCAGGCCGGCCCGGTGCGTCCGCCCCTGACCAATCTCACCGCTGATGAAATGACCGAACTCAGGGCGCTGGTCGAGACCATCGCCTGA
- a CDS encoding mannonate dehydratase yields MYVGTQLQAREDDDYRVWSQLGIKHICQDPYTRLGTWTLDDLKALRDKVESFGLVLDMIQLPLPSSPIETATYPDILLAGPDRDRQIDAICTLIENCAAAGIPAAKYNLNLIGIPRTPDERGRGGSLNASFRWDQTDQNAAPGLAGVLSEDENWERIDYFLERVIPVAESNKVRLACHPHDPYTPPGYKGVTRVLGTVEGLKKFVQMRENPYHGLNFCQGTVGEMLDNPRAEIEDVIRWFGSRDKIFNLHFRNIRGGKLSFTETFPDEGDMDMAASLKVYKEVGYKYMIMPDHVPTISGRDPQGVAFAFCYGYTAALLQALNTY; encoded by the coding sequence ATGTATGTAGGGACCCAACTTCAGGCGCGCGAGGACGACGATTATCGCGTCTGGTCGCAGCTTGGCATCAAGCATATCTGCCAGGATCCCTATACCAGGCTCGGCACCTGGACGCTCGATGACCTCAAGGCACTGCGGGACAAGGTCGAGAGCTTCGGCCTCGTCCTCGACATGATCCAGCTGCCCCTGCCCTCGAGCCCCATTGAAACGGCCACTTATCCCGACATCCTGCTGGCCGGACCTGATCGCGACCGGCAGATTGATGCGATCTGCACGCTGATCGAGAACTGCGCCGCCGCCGGCATTCCCGCCGCCAAGTACAATCTCAACCTCATTGGCATTCCCCGGACGCCTGATGAACGCGGGCGCGGCGGTTCGCTCAATGCCTCCTTCCGCTGGGACCAGACCGACCAGAACGCCGCGCCAGGCCTTGCCGGTGTGCTGTCGGAGGACGAGAACTGGGAGCGCATCGACTATTTCCTCGAGCGCGTGATTCCGGTTGCCGAAAGCAACAAGGTTCGCCTGGCCTGTCACCCGCACGATCCCTATACCCCGCCCGGCTACAAGGGGGTCACCCGCGTCCTCGGCACCGTCGAGGGATTGAAAAAATTCGTGCAGATGCGCGAAAACCCCTATCACGGCCTCAATTTCTGCCAGGGCACGGTCGGGGAAATGCTCGACAATCCCCGTGCTGAAATTGAAGACGTCATCCGCTGGTTTGGCAGCCGCGACAAGATCTTCAACCTGCATTTCCGCAATATTCGCGGCGGGAAACTGTCCTTCACCGAGACCTTCCCGGATGAAGGCGACATGGACATGGCCGCTTCGCTCAAGGTCTATAAGGAAGTGGGCTACAAATACATGATCATGCCCGATCATGTGCCCACGATTTCCGGCCGCGATCCGCAGGGTGTCGCGTTCGCGTTCTGCTATGGCTACACCGCAGCGCTGCTGCAGGCCCTCAACACCTACTAA
- a CDS encoding FadR/GntR family transcriptional regulator yields the protein MEQLPTRRRQRLAQTVIDELKSQIESGAIEVGGRLPTEPQLEAQFEVSRTVVREAIAELRAAGLVTPVQGKGMFVTDSAGLDPVRALTPIEVQSIPQTLEMIEFRIAVETEAAAIAAYRRSAQQEADIRSANQLLATRVEAGEPTVDADFSFHEAVAKAANNRHFLDTLHRFGSRSIPRGQFPTLPDAESRDYLQKVLNEHERILDAISEQDPDAARQAMRDHLTGSQKRYRRLAR from the coding sequence ATGGAACAGTTACCCACCCGCCGTCGCCAGCGCCTGGCCCAGACCGTGATCGACGAGCTGAAAAGCCAGATCGAAAGCGGGGCCATTGAGGTGGGCGGTCGCCTGCCGACCGAACCCCAGCTCGAGGCACAGTTCGAAGTCAGCCGAACCGTGGTGCGCGAGGCGATCGCCGAGCTGCGCGCAGCCGGACTGGTTACGCCGGTGCAGGGCAAGGGCATGTTCGTCACCGATTCGGCCGGCCTCGACCCGGTCCGCGCGCTTACCCCCATCGAGGTCCAGAGTATCCCGCAAACTCTTGAAATGATTGAATTTCGTATCGCCGTCGAGACCGAAGCCGCCGCCATTGCCGCCTATCGCAGGTCAGCCCAGCAGGAGGCCGATATCCGCAGCGCCAACCAGTTGCTGGCCACCCGTGTCGAGGCGGGCGAACCCACGGTCGATGCCGATTTCAGCTTTCACGAGGCCGTCGCCAAGGCCGCCAACAACCGGCATTTCCTCGATACCCTGCATCGGTTCGGCTCCCGATCCATCCCTCGCGGCCAGTTTCCGACGCTGCCGGATGCGGAAAGCCGGGACTATCTGCAAAAAGTTCTCAACGAGCACGAGCGCATCCTCGACGCCATTTCAGAACAGGATCCGGATGCGGCGCGCCAGGCCATGCGCGATCATCTCACCGGCAGCCAGAAGCGCTATCGACGCCTCGCTCGCTAA
- a CDS encoding ABC transporter substrate-binding protein gives MKHVSKALLIGAALAAMTAMAPATFAATPNDQLIIGTSLAQVLSLDPQQGTEVKTQEILANTYDRLVSWSEADGNAIKGELAESWDIDDTGITFHLRDATFASGNPVTAADVVFSLTRLLKLDQSAAAGFKTFGYNGDTIESLVSAVDDKTFRIELTDAVTAQSLLYRLSNGVASVVDSVEVQKHVVNNDYGNEWLRTNTAGSGPYVLSRWTPNDIVILEANAQFWGGEPAMRRVVFRHAPESQAARLMLERGDIDIANALTAPDVRTFDGKDGFAIDQVKTGGFYVLAMNAGHEALANPLVREAIAYSIDYQGIAETVLGPYGRARNVPVPEDWEGAIANPDWSFQPEKAKELLSEAGYPDGFALTIKTIAQAPRVDLATAIQANLAEVGIDVSIQQGNGADIVAAHRARDFDLLLPQNGAAEPTALGALDNFTNNPDNSLEANNAGNFVWRSAWDITELNSLRAAANQERDPAKRLEMAVELQEKFIAAVPAVLPMFERFEPVVVSARVQGYDGHPWSLTRLDQITKTDGN, from the coding sequence ATGAAGCATGTTTCGAAGGCGCTGCTGATCGGCGCTGCACTGGCCGCGATGACGGCAATGGCGCCGGCCACATTCGCCGCCACGCCCAACGACCAGTTGATCATCGGTACGTCTCTGGCCCAGGTGCTTTCGCTCGATCCGCAGCAGGGTACAGAGGTCAAGACTCAGGAAATCCTGGCCAATACCTATGATCGCCTGGTTTCCTGGAGCGAAGCCGACGGCAATGCGATCAAGGGCGAGCTCGCAGAAAGCTGGGATATCGACGACACCGGCATCACCTTCCATCTGCGCGATGCCACCTTTGCCTCGGGCAATCCGGTGACCGCGGCCGACGTGGTCTTCTCGCTCACGCGCCTGCTCAAGCTCGACCAATCGGCCGCTGCCGGTTTCAAGACTTTCGGCTATAATGGCGATACGATCGAGAGCCTCGTTTCGGCAGTGGACGACAAGACGTTCCGGATCGAATTGACCGATGCCGTCACCGCGCAATCGCTGCTCTACCGTCTGTCGAACGGTGTCGCCAGCGTGGTCGACAGCGTCGAAGTGCAGAAGCATGTGGTCAACAATGACTACGGCAATGAATGGCTGCGCACCAATACGGCCGGTTCGGGCCCCTATGTGCTCAGCCGCTGGACGCCCAACGATATTGTTATCCTCGAAGCCAATGCCCAGTTCTGGGGCGGCGAGCCGGCCATGCGCCGCGTCGTCTTCCGCCATGCGCCCGAAAGCCAGGCTGCGCGCCTGATGCTCGAGCGCGGTGATATCGATATCGCCAATGCGCTGACGGCGCCGGATGTGCGCACCTTTGACGGCAAGGACGGTTTTGCCATCGACCAGGTCAAGACCGGCGGCTTCTACGTACTGGCGATGAATGCCGGCCATGAGGCACTGGCCAATCCACTGGTGCGCGAGGCGATTGCCTATTCCATTGATTACCAGGGGATCGCCGAAACGGTTCTCGGTCCCTATGGGCGGGCGCGCAATGTGCCGGTGCCTGAGGACTGGGAGGGCGCCATTGCCAATCCGGATTGGTCATTCCAGCCGGAAAAGGCAAAGGAACTGCTCTCCGAAGCTGGTTATCCCGATGGATTTGCGCTGACCATCAAGACCATCGCCCAGGCGCCGCGCGTGGATCTGGCAACCGCCATCCAGGCCAATCTTGCCGAGGTCGGTATCGATGTGAGCATCCAGCAGGGCAATGGTGCCGATATCGTGGCCGCTCACCGCGCGCGTGATTTCGACCTGCTGCTGCCCCAGAATGGTGCGGCCGAGCCCACGGCCCTTGGGGCGCTCGACAACTTCACCAACAATCCCGACAACTCACTCGAAGCCAACAATGCCGGCAACTTCGTCTGGCGTTCGGCTTGGGACATTACCGAGCTCAACAGCCTGCGGGCCGCAGCCAACCAGGAACGCGACCCGGCGAAGCGTCTCGAGATGGCGGTCGAATTGCAGGAAAAGTTCATCGCGGCCGTACCGGCGGTGCTGCCCATGTTCGAGCGGTTCGAGCCGGTGGTGGTCAGTGCGCGCGTGCAGGGCTATGACGGCCACCCCTGGTCCCTGACGCGACTGGACCAGATTACCAAGACCGACGGTAACTAA
- a CDS encoding ABC transporter permease, producing MKEFTFVELGKRIGQLLVSLFFLLVVTFVIGRVLPTDPVGAIVGELADPATYQAMRQRLGLDLPVYQQFWVYLTSLLQGDLGTAILTGNPVIKDLSTAFPATLELATLAIILSTVIGVPLGMTAAFFRDTWFDQFARVISLVGHSIPVFWFGIVGLVIFYATLNWVGGPGRVDIYLEGLVEPRTGMLLIDSLLAGDTEVFWNAVSHIILPACILAYSAMAYITRMTRSFTLEQLNQDYVVAARAKGASNWRIVSGHLLPNIAVQLVTVLAISYGGLLEGAVVTEVVFSWPGIGQYMTNALMIGDMNAVVAGTLIIGFIFMLLNFLSDLAYLVLDPRTREVTA from the coding sequence ATGAAGGAATTCACTTTCGTTGAGCTGGGCAAGCGTATCGGGCAATTGCTCGTCAGCCTGTTCTTCCTGCTCGTCGTCACCTTTGTGATCGGTCGCGTTCTGCCCACGGATCCGGTTGGCGCCATCGTCGGTGAGCTTGCCGACCCGGCAACTTACCAGGCGATGCGCCAGCGGCTTGGGCTAGACCTGCCCGTCTATCAGCAGTTCTGGGTCTATCTGACCTCATTGCTGCAGGGGGACCTGGGCACGGCCATCCTCACCGGGAACCCGGTGATCAAGGATCTCAGCACGGCCTTCCCGGCCACGCTTGAACTGGCCACTCTCGCCATCATCCTCTCGACCGTGATCGGCGTGCCGCTGGGCATGACTGCGGCCTTCTTCCGCGACACCTGGTTCGACCAGTTTGCGCGGGTGATTTCCCTTGTCGGCCACTCCATCCCGGTGTTCTGGTTCGGCATTGTGGGCCTCGTGATTTTCTATGCCACGCTCAACTGGGTCGGCGGCCCGGGCCGGGTCGATATCTATCTCGAAGGCCTGGTCGAGCCCCGCACCGGGATGCTGCTGATCGACAGCCTGTTGGCCGGGGACACGGAAGTGTTCTGGAACGCGGTCAGCCACATCATCCTGCCGGCCTGCATCCTGGCCTACTCTGCCATGGCCTATATCACCCGCATGACCCGCAGCTTCACGCTGGAGCAGCTCAACCAGGACTATGTGGTGGCCGCACGCGCCAAGGGCGCGTCCAACTGGCGGATCGTCAGCGGGCACCTGTTGCCCAATATCGCGGTGCAACTCGTTACCGTCCTGGCCATTTCCTATGGCGGGCTGCTCGAAGGCGCGGTTGTCACCGAAGTGGTCTTCTCCTGGCCCGGCATCGGTCAGTACATGACCAATGCACTGATGATCGGCGACATGAATGCTGTCGTGGCCGGCACTCTCATCATCGGCTTTATCTTCATGCTGCTCAATTTCCTGTCGGACCTGGCCTATCTCGTGCTGGACCCGCGCACCCGCGAGGTGACCGCATGA